From the Planctomycetota bacterium genome, the window TCACCACCGCCAGCCGGCGCCCGGAATCGAAGAGTTCGATGCGTCCGCCGCCGTCAGCGGAATCGCGCTCCGTCCTGACGAACGGGTGGCCCCGGTCGTCGACCACCACCAATTCCCGGCAGGTGAGCCGGGTGACGTCGAGGTCGCCGACCTGCTCGGGGGGAAGCACGTTGGCGCGGAGCGCCAGTCCGATCGCCAAAAACAGCAACGGATACACCGTCCAGCGCTCGCGGGAGGTCATGGTGCCCCTCGGTTTTCGGATCGTGGTGACGTCAGTCGCCGTGGAGCTGGCGGAGCCGCGCCGACAGCCGGAGGATCAGTTGCACGCGTTCGAACTGCTCGAGCCACTCGGCCGTGACCGTGGCCAGCGCGTCGGCGGCCGGCGGCACGATTCCGGTGGCGCAGCCGATCCCCGATTGCCGGGCCGCGGCCCGGTAGGCCGACAGCGTCCGGTCGCCGTAGCTGGCGACGAGCGTGTAGTCCTCGCTGAAGAAGGCCGCCACGGGCACCCGCTGGCCACCGCAGACACGCAAATGGCCGGCGATCTCGGGGAGGATGTCACGATCGAGAAAACGCAGGACGATCGCGG encodes:
- a CDS encoding thiol reductase thioredoxin; this translates as MGSERPVRIEGAGIPPTAAAWEAAFDRALPYAAFLEQHGTGDQRARWQAVHERVVLTEPQRALLGSFVRRMPVLVVAGAWCGDCVSQCPALERFAAACPAIVLRFLDRDILPEIAGHLRVCGGQRVPVAAFFSEDYTLVASYGDRTLSAYRAAARQSGIGCATGIVPPAADALATVTAEWLEQFERVQLILRLSARLRQLHGD